From the Billgrantia sulfidoxydans genome, one window contains:
- a CDS encoding ferredoxin reductase family protein, with product MVAVVAMAVQFVTSGRFDRVSRHLGIDKIMAFHKIAAWWVLVAVVLHPLFYVLPTWLDAPALGRERLEVYLTLPHYRSGVVAWAAFALLLVTSLLREKLPWRYETWRATHLPLGVLAVAGSLHHAFAAGRFTSASPLPPIWLATGVAVAAVVGVLYGWRWFKLHRHPWTLASVSRVADRMWQLHVEPAPGTPPLIYRAGQFVWLTVGRRRFPLLDHPFSLSDSPLDPGTRLIIKEVGDFTSTVGALVPGTPIGLDGPYGEFVLEGSDAEAVILIAGGVGIAPIMGLLRDMLARGERRPVRLAYAVGAPANFACLDEIEAARTRLDLHVLLLSESSAPDYRGEVGRLDRQRLTTLLEGLDLARSVVLMCGPGGMVTAVSDALLDVGMPMRRILYERFDYTAGSSRQDRRRTRRFAAIGAGLALGVAMFALAAS from the coding sequence ATGGTTGCGGTCGTCGCGATGGCGGTACAGTTCGTGACCTCGGGCCGCTTCGATCGCGTCTCGCGCCATCTCGGCATCGACAAGATCATGGCGTTCCACAAGATCGCGGCGTGGTGGGTACTGGTCGCGGTGGTGCTGCATCCGCTGTTCTACGTGCTGCCCACCTGGCTCGACGCACCGGCGCTGGGGCGCGAGCGACTCGAGGTTTACCTGACTTTGCCGCACTACCGCAGCGGGGTCGTGGCCTGGGCCGCCTTCGCGCTGCTGCTCGTCACGTCGCTGCTTCGCGAGAAACTACCGTGGCGCTACGAGACCTGGCGGGCCACGCACCTGCCACTCGGGGTCCTGGCGGTAGCGGGCAGCCTGCACCATGCCTTCGCGGCCGGCCGGTTCACCTCCGCCTCGCCGCTGCCGCCGATCTGGCTCGCCACCGGCGTCGCTGTCGCAGCGGTGGTCGGGGTGCTCTATGGCTGGCGCTGGTTCAAGCTGCACCGGCACCCGTGGACGCTCGCCAGCGTCTCGCGCGTCGCCGACCGGATGTGGCAGCTGCATGTCGAGCCCGCCCCCGGCACGCCACCCCTGATCTACCGCGCCGGCCAGTTCGTCTGGCTGACCGTCGGGCGGCGACGGTTTCCGCTCCTGGATCACCCCTTCTCGCTCTCCGACAGCCCCCTCGATCCCGGCACCAGGCTGATCATCAAGGAGGTGGGGGACTTCACGAGCACGGTGGGCGCGTTGGTGCCCGGTACGCCGATCGGGCTCGACGGGCCCTACGGCGAGTTCGTGCTGGAGGGCAGCGACGCCGAGGCCGTGATCCTGATCGCGGGCGGGGTCGGCATCGCGCCGATCATGGGCCTGCTGCGCGACATGCTGGCGCGGGGCGAGCGACGTCCCGTTCGGCTCGCCTACGCCGTCGGCGCCCCGGCGAACTTCGCCTGCCTCGACGAGATCGAGGCGGCCCGCACGCGGCTCGACCTTCACGTGCTCCTGCTCTCCGAGAGCTCCGCCCCCGACTACCGCGGCGAGGTCGGCCGGCTCGATCGGCAACGGCTGACAACGCTTCTCGAAGGGCTCGACCTGGCACGCTCTGTCGTGCTCATGTGCGGCCCCGGCGGGATGGTCACGGCGGTCTCGGACGCGCTTCTCGACGTGGGCATGCCGATGCGGCGCATCCTCTATGAGCGCTTCGACTACACTGCCGGCTCGTCGCGCCAGGATCGCCGCCGCACCCGCCGCTTTGCCGCCATCGGCGCCGGCCTGGCGCTGGGGGTGGCGATGTTCGCCCTGGCCGCTAGCTGA